A single genomic interval of Spirosoma linguale DSM 74 harbors:
- a CDS encoding transcriptional repressor, CopY family (PFAM: Penicillinase repressor~KEGG: mxa:MXAN_7319 putative transcriptional regulator): protein MPIRDLTKAEEEIMRVLWQLQKGFVKDVLAELPEPKPAYNTVSTIIRILEKKELVGYRAYGKTHEYFPLITEEEYRRFQTEQLMANYFDNSLKKLVSFFVQDKNISLSEADEIIKLLNKQKDQ, encoded by the coding sequence ATGCCTATACGTGACCTTACCAAAGCCGAAGAAGAGATCATGCGGGTGCTTTGGCAGCTTCAGAAAGGCTTCGTCAAAGATGTGTTAGCCGAACTGCCCGAACCCAAGCCCGCCTATAATACCGTTTCGACCATTATCCGTATTCTGGAGAAAAAGGAGCTGGTTGGTTACCGCGCTTATGGAAAAACGCACGAGTACTTTCCCCTGATTACGGAAGAGGAATACCGTCGTTTCCAGACCGAGCAACTTATGGCGAACTACTTCGATAATTCGCTCAAAAAACTGGTGTCGTTTTTCGTGCAGGACAAAAACATCAGTCTGAGTGAAGCTGACGAAATTATTAAGCTCCTAAACAAACAGAAAGACCAATGA